In a single window of the Osmerus eperlanus chromosome 2, fOsmEpe2.1, whole genome shotgun sequence genome:
- the st8sia6 gene encoding alpha-2,8-sialyltransferase 8F, with product MKLLLLKMLFSLMLTFLILGTFFTALVWYVFNDSTVGPRNPHRPKNPAAAPSHTCKDCKNNVTDKVVERYSHVWRKQEDNSKKFRSLLSSRCHGVTKAVVTQANTPLGSKMVYDGEKRKPLQVTPELFSTFVKEHPFASNTTWDTCSVVGNGGILTNSSCGEKIDSAQFVIRCNLPPLENGYERDVGNKTDLVTANPSILLEKYGALLERRRPFVESLRSYGDSLILLPAFSYGHNTPVSLRALYTVQDFDSPSRPVFLNPEYLQSLARFWRSQGLKSVRLSTGMIVASLALEFCANVDLFGFWPFSQHLDGHQPLTNHYYDNRQAKKTIHAMPAEFDHLLKLHSQGVLRIHLGECAPPGR from the exons ATGAAGCTACTGCTGTTAAAGATGCTTTTCTCCTTGATGCTCACCTTCCTTATCTTGGGGACTTTCTTTACTGCCCTCGTTTGGTACGTCTTCAACGACAG TACCGTTGGGCCCCGGAACCCCCACCGCCCGAAGAACCCCGCCGCAGCCCCATCTCACACATGCAAGGACTGCAA gaaCAACGTCACCGACAAAGTGGTGGAACGTTATTCTCACGTCTGGAGGAAACAGGAGGACAATTCTAAAAAGTTCAG ATCCCTGCTCAGCAGCCGTTGTCATGGAGTCACCAAGGCTGTGGTCACCCAGGCCAACACTCCCCTGGGGTCGAAGATGGTGTATGATGGTGAAAAGAGAAAACCTCTCCAGGTTACCCCTGAACTCTTCAGCACGTTTGTTAAG GAACATCCATTTGCATCCAATACAACTTGGGATACCTGTTCTGTTGTTGGCAACGGCGGAATCCTGACCAATAGCAGCTGTGGAGAGAAGATAGACTCTGCTCAGTTTGTTATCAG GTGTAACCTGCCTCCTTTGGAGAACGGTTATGAGAGAGATGTCGGCAACAAGACGGACCTTGTGACAGCCAATCCCAGCATTCTGTTGGAGAA GTACGGGGCTTTACTGGAGCGCCGTCGACCCTTCGTGGAGAGCTTGCGTAGCTACGGCGACTCCCTGATCCTCCTGCCGGCGTTCTCCTACGGCCACAACACGCCCGTGTCCCTGAGGGCCCTCTACACCGTCCAGGACTTCGACAGCCCCTCGCGGCCCGTCTTCCTCAACCCGGAGTACCTCCAGAGCCTGGCCCGCTTCTGGCGCTCCCAAGGCCTGAAGTCGGTGCGTCTCAGCACGGGGATGATCGTGGCCAGTCTGGCCCTGGAGTTCTGCGCCAACGTGGATCTGTTTGGCTTCTGGCCCTTTAGCCAGCACCTGGACGGACACCAGCCCCTCACCAATCATTACTATGACAACAGACAGGCCAAGAAGACTATCCACGCCATGCCTGCCGAGTTTGACCACCTGCTGAAGCTCCACAGTCAGGGTGTGTTGAGGATACACCTGGGCGAGTGTGCACCACCCGGCAGGTAG